The Bacillus sp. E(2018) genome includes the window CTATCCGATTGCGATCGTATTGATTCTGCTTTCTTTTCTACATGATGTGTTCTCTGGAAGAAAAGAGGTATATATCGGCGGAATCGTTGCAACGGCCCTTGTTTCCATTGCAGATGGATTAAAAGCTTTCGGACTCAAATTGGGTGCGATTGAACAGATTTATTCATATATTCCGCTTTATGCAGATGGCATCGGTTGGCTGATTCCAGCGATTATTGGATCAGTTGTCGGTTTTATCATTGCTGTGATAAGAGGTAGAATTGTTATCTTCTCTACAAATTAAGTTAAAACGAATGCCTTAGGATTAGAATCCTAAGGCATTTTTTGATCTTATTTATACCAACGCTGGTGTCTTTTCCTTTATTTTCGCTGCAACGTTTTGAGCGATCCACACGCCACATGCACTAGCTTGGGCAAGACCACGTGTTATGCCAGCACCATCTCCACCAACATAGAGCCCGTTGATCTCTGACTCAAACTTGTCATCAAGCTTTGGACGTGCAGAATAGAACTTGGCTTCTACACCATAAAACAACGTGTGTTCTGATGCGATCCCTGGTGTAACTTTGTCTAAAGCCTCCGTCATTTCAATCAAACTTTTCATCGTGTTATAAGGAAGCACAAGACCTAGGTCACCTGGTACTGCTTCTTTTAATGTTGGACGAAGAAACCCTTCTTTAATACGTTTATCAGTAGAGCGACGTCCTTTTAGAATATCACCATATTTCTGAACAACGAGCCCGCCCATAGAGAGCTGATTGGCAAGTCTTGAAACTTCATGAGCGTATTCAGTAGGCTGATCAAACGGTTCAGCGAATTGATGTGAGACGAGCAGCGCAAAGTTTGTGTTCTCGCTGCCTAGCTTTGGATCTTTATAGGCATGTCCGTTCGCTAGCATGATGCCAGAATGGTTCTCTACGACTACGTGCCCAGAAGGGTTAGAGCAGAACGTTCTTACTTTTGTGCCAACAGATGTATTAAAAACAAATTTTCCTTCGTAAAGGTGCTTGTTGATCTCTTCCATCACTAAGTTGGACGTTTCCACGCGAACGCCTATATCCACTTGGTTAGCTGTCATTTTAATTCGACGTTTCTTAAGAATCTTAGTTAGCCAAGATGACCCATCGCGGCCAGGAACAATAACAACTTTCTCAGAAGTCAGAGAAGTTCCGTCTTTTAAAAGAATCCCTTTCGCTACATAACCTTCAGTTGTTCGTTCTGTAATGAGATCTTCAACCTCAGCTTTATATTTCATCTCAATGCGCGTTTTTAAATATTCATAGATGCTTTTCAGTATTTCAAGGTTTTGTTCTGTGCCAAGATGACGAACTTGAGCGCGTAACAGCTTTAGACCAGCTGCATAACCACGCTTTTCAATATCTTTAACTTCTGGTGTCAGCGGGTCAGTAATCGAATCTGTGGCACCATGCTCCAAGTTGATATCATCTACATATTTAATAAGTTCAACCACTTGTTCTTCAGAAAGATAATCAGTCATCCATCCTCCGAATTCGCTCGTAATATTGAACTTTCCATCCGAATAAGCTCCTGCTCCGCCAAAACCGTTTGTTATCGAACAAGCCGGTAAACAACCAGCAAATTCTTTTCTACCTGCTGCAGGCGGACACTTTTGAATTTTCTTCTCTAAAATCGGGCACGAGCGTGCATAGATGTCATGTCCCTTATCTATTAACAAAATCTTTGCTTCTGGAAGCTGTCTCGTTAGTTCATAGCTCGTGAAAATCCCAGCAGGACCTGCGCCAACAACAATTACATCATAATGGGTATTCATAATAATCCCCCTTGAAATACTTGGTAGTTTTTCTTGAATTGTTTTTTCCCTTGGTAAATATAACAATTATCTAAGTGGATTTCAACTAAAATACGAACAATTTAATAAAATAATATATTTTTATTCGTGTTTTAGTTTTAGAAGGGTGATTGATATGAGGATTGACTGTAAATCAGGAAATAAGATTACAATATAAAAACAGGTATGAGAAACCGATTTTCATTTTATCCCCACCATCTCAAAACAAAAGACTATTTTCTAAAAGATTGTTGATTTAATATCTTTTGTCTACCTCTTTGACTGTTGATTGGAGTGGAAGGTGCGAGACTCCTGTGGGACAGGCTGGCAGGTGAGACACTTAAAAGTGAAACGCCCAAATGTGGCTCACCGCCTGCCCCGCGGAAAGCGAGCAGCCTGGAACGGAAATCAACACTCCTAAAAGCAACAAAGTTTACGAGAACAGCCAAAAAAAACCTAAAGAAAGGGCTTCTTCAGGTTTTAGAATCTGATCTTCATAATCTTCCAGCCGTCTGTCATCGATTTTCGTTCCATTAAAAAGGTAAAAGTATCTGTTTGTAATCCGTTATCATCGTACTTTTTTACTCTAGCTCTTATTTCAGTTCGAACAACAGGAGGATATCTGTTGCTTGGAGATCTGATCTCATACTGCATGCTTGTGATGCCTTTAAACAACTCTGTAACGGTTGAATCTTCAAGCAGGGTCTTGTTTAGAACAGGCATAGCTATTTTTATATCTTGCTGCTTCATCCCAACTAAAAACATAGAAACAGCTTGTTTCGCGCTTGCTCCAGCTGCGAATTTAGATAGTTGTCCACCAGCTTTTAAGATCATGAATTGATGCGAAGGATCAATATTGCGCGAACGATGTGTTGAACTACCTAAAAAATGTATGCAAAAATGGCCAGGAAAATTGTTTTCTAATGCACCTGCTCCATGAGGCATTCCGTGCATGCTGCCAGCGAGCATTCTCCCATTTACGGGAATTAATA containing:
- a CDS encoding NAD(P)/FAD-dependent oxidoreductase, with translation MNTHYDVIVVGAGPAGIFTSYELTRQLPEAKILLIDKGHDIYARSCPILEKKIQKCPPAAGRKEFAGCLPACSITNGFGGAGAYSDGKFNITSEFGGWMTDYLSEEQVVELIKYVDDINLEHGATDSITDPLTPEVKDIEKRGYAAGLKLLRAQVRHLGTEQNLEILKSIYEYLKTRIEMKYKAEVEDLITERTTEGYVAKGILLKDGTSLTSEKVVIVPGRDGSSWLTKILKKRRIKMTANQVDIGVRVETSNLVMEEINKHLYEGKFVFNTSVGTKVRTFCSNPSGHVVVENHSGIMLANGHAYKDPKLGSENTNFALLVSHQFAEPFDQPTEYAHEVSRLANQLSMGGLVVQKYGDILKGRRSTDKRIKEGFLRPTLKEAVPGDLGLVLPYNTMKSLIEMTEALDKVTPGIASEHTLFYGVEAKFYSARPKLDDKFESEINGLYVGGDGAGITRGLAQASACGVWIAQNVAAKIKEKTPALV